Proteins encoded within one genomic window of Amorphus orientalis:
- a CDS encoding TRAP transporter small permease: protein MAFSGLRTGYQRTMKGFLVGLIAVLLTIMGLQIVMRYAFNASLIWAEEVCRYLLIWVSLIAAVFAYERGELAAVTLVRDALPRKAALGLAIVVNLVSAALCLVLVRYGLRFAEMVGSQPIPAFRFLFEDTFGWGPETVPHVFWVYAALPLGMALLAVRLLVDVWLYVGLLRSGGSVDALRPIPPEGLSE from the coding sequence ATGGCATTCTCAGGGCTTCGCACCGGATATCAGCGGACGATGAAGGGCTTTCTGGTCGGGCTCATCGCCGTGCTCCTGACCATCATGGGGCTCCAGATCGTCATGCGCTACGCCTTCAACGCCTCGCTGATCTGGGCGGAGGAGGTCTGCCGCTATCTGCTGATCTGGGTCTCGCTGATCGCCGCCGTCTTCGCCTATGAGCGCGGCGAACTGGCCGCCGTCACGCTGGTGCGCGACGCGCTGCCGCGCAAGGCGGCGCTCGGGCTGGCGATCGTCGTGAACCTGGTCTCGGCCGCGCTGTGCCTGGTGCTCGTCCGCTACGGCCTGCGCTTCGCCGAGATGGTCGGCTCTCAGCCGATCCCGGCTTTCCGCTTCCTGTTCGAGGACACCTTCGGATGGGGACCGGAAACCGTGCCCCACGTCTTCTGGGTCTATGCCGCCCTGCCACTCGGCATGGCACTCCTGGCCGTCCGGCTGCTCGTCGACGTCTGGCTTTACGTCGGTCTCCTCAGAAGCGGCGGAAGCGTCGACGCCCTGCGTCCGATCCCGCCGGAGGGGCTGTCGGAATGA